A single Penaeus chinensis breed Huanghai No. 1 chromosome 7, ASM1920278v2, whole genome shotgun sequence DNA region contains:
- the LOC125026812 gene encoding pro-resilin-like, with the protein MAFKVYILAALVVVAIARPDNPPTYGYSAPTPSYAPAKYDFNYAVNDQSSGNDFGHQEARDGENTQGSYYVLLPDGRLQRVTYTVNGDSGYVADVTYEGEAQYPTPQASYGPPQPSYKPPTPSYA; encoded by the exons ATGGCATTCAAG GTATATATACTGGCCGCTCTTGTGGTTGTTGCCATCGCCCGTCCAGATAATCCGCCTACATATGGCTACTCTGCTCCCACACCCTCTTACGCACCCGCCAAGTACGATTTCAACTACGCCGTAAACGACCAGTCATCAGGCAACGACTTCGGACATCAGGAAGCCCGCGATGGTGAAAACAcgcagggatcctactacgtcctacttcccgacggtcgtctgcagaggGTCACCTACACTGTCAATGGAGATTCCGGTTATGTAGCTGATGTAACCTACGAAGGAGAGGCTCAGTACCCCACCCCACAGGCCTCCTATGGTCCTCCTCAGCCTTCCTATAAGCCACCTACCCCCTCATATGCTTAA
- the LOC125026813 gene encoding pro-resilin-like — protein MVILRMVTPLPLPLMYPPSSTSTTRHQEARDGANTEGSYYVLLPDGRLQKVTYTVNGNSGYVADVTYEREAQYPTPQASYGPPQPSYKPPIPYYA, from the coding sequence ATGGTCATTCTACGTATGGTTACTCCGCTCCCACTCCCGCTTATGTACCCGCCAAGTTCGACTTCAACTACGCGACATCAGGAGGCCCGTGATGGCGCTAATACAGAGGGATCTTACTATGTCCTTCTTCCCGACGGTCGCCTACAGAAGGTTACTTACACTGTTAATGGAAACTCCGGTTATGTGGCTGATGTCACCTACGAGAGAGAGGCTCAGTACCCCACTCCACAGGCCTCCTATGGGCCTCCTCAGCCATCCTATAAGCCACCCATCCCCTATTATGCTTAA
- the LOC125027454 gene encoding pro-resilin-like, with amino-acid sequence MTFKIFALASLVVAVIALPDSQPTYGYPAPTPAYAPAKYDFNYAVNDPPSGNDFGHQEARDGDSTQGSYYVLLPDGRLQRVTYSVNGDSGYVADVTYEGEAQYPAPQATYGPPQPSYSPSTPAYA; translated from the exons ATGACATTCAAA ATTTTCGCACTGGCCTCCCTTGTGGTCGCCGTCATCGCCCTTCCAGACAGCCAGCCTACGTATGGTTACCCCGCTCCCACACCCGCTTATGCACCCGCCAAGTACGACTTTAACTACGCAGTCAACGACCCACCATCTGGTAATGATTTCGGACATCAGGAAGCCCGTGATGGCGACAGtacacagggatcctactacgtcctgcttcccgacggtcgtctcCAGAGGGTCACCTACAGTGTGAACGGAGACTCTGGTTACGTGGCTGACGTCACCTACGAAGGAGAGGCTCAGTACCCAGCCCCACAAGCCACGTATGGGCCTCCTCAACCTTCCTATAGCCCATCCACACCCGCCTATGCttaa
- the LOC125027451 gene encoding pro-resilin-like — protein MTFKIFTLASLVVAAIGLPDSLPTYGYPAPTPAYAPAKYDFNYAANDPSSGNDFGHQETRDGDNTQGSYYVLLPDGRLQRVTYSVNGDSGYVADVTYEGEAQYSAPQATYGPPQPSYNPPTPSYA, from the exons ATGACATTTAAG ATTTTCACACTAGCCTCCCTTGTGGTCGCCGCCATCGGCCTTCCAGACAGCCTACCTACGTATGGTTACCCCGCTCCCACACCCGCTTATGCACCCGCCAAGTACGACTTTAACTACGCCGCCAACGACCCATCATCTGGTAACGATTTTGGACACCAAGAAACCCGTGATGGCGACAATACACAGGGATCCTATTACGTCCtgcttcccgacggtcgtctcCAGAGGGTTACCTACAGTGTGAACGGAGACTCTGGTTATGTGGCTGACGTCACCTACGAAGGAGAGGCTCAGTACTCCGCCCCACAAGCTACTTACGGACCTCCTCAGCCTTCCTACAACCCACCCACGCCCTCATAtgcttaa
- the LOC125026814 gene encoding pro-resilin-like, which produces MAFKIFALASLVVASIALPHSQPTYGYPAPTPVYAPAKYDFNYAVNDPPSGNDFGHQETRDGDNTQGSYYVLLPDGRLQRITYSVNGDSGYVADVIYEGEAQYLAPQDTYGPH; this is translated from the exons ATGGCATTCAAG ATTTTCGCACTGGCCTCCCTTGTGGTCGCCTCCATCGCCCTTCCACACAGCCAGCCTACGTACGGTTACCCCGCTCCCACACCTGTTTATGCGcccgccaagtacgacttcaattACGCCGTCAACGACCCACCATCTGGTAACGACTTTGGACATCAGGAAACCCGTGATGGCGACAACACACAGGGATCGTATTACGTCCTGCTTCCCGATGGTCGTCTCCAGAGGATCACCTACAGTGTGAACGGAGACTCTGGTTACGTGGCTGACGTCATCTACGAAGGAGAAGCTCAGTACCTGGCCCCACAAGACACTTATGGACCTCATTAA
- the LOC125026815 gene encoding pro-resilin-like, translated as MAFKIFALASLVVAAIGLPDSQPTYGYPAPTTAYAPAKYDFNYAVNDPSSANDFGHQETRDGDNTQGSYYVLLPDGRLQRVTYSVNGDSGYVADVTYEGEAQYSAPQATYGPPQPSYNPPTPSYA; from the exons ATGGCATTCAAG ATTTTCGCACTGGCTTCCCTTGTGGTCGCCGCCATCGGCCTTCCAGACAGCCAGCCTACGTACGGTTACCCCGCTCCCACTACTGCTTATGCAcctgccaagtacgacttcaattACGCCGTCAACGACCCATCATCTGCTAACGATTTCGGACATCAGGAAACCCGTGATGGCGAcaacacacagggatcctactacgtcctGCTTCCTGACGGTCGTCTCCAAAGAGTCACCTACAGTGTGAACGGAGACTCTGGTTACGTGGCCGACGTAACCTACGAGGGAGAGGCTCAGTACTCCGCCCCACAAGCCACTTATGGACCTCCTCAGCCTTCCTACAATCCACCCACGCCTTCATATGCTTAa
- the LOC125026816 gene encoding pro-resilin-like has protein sequence MSQRVIILAVLVAIALARPENTPSYGYGITTPSSAPAKYDFNYAVNDPPSGNDFGHQEARDGPNTQGSYYVLLPDGRLQRVTYTVNGDSGYVADVTYEGDATPRPYTAAPHYA, from the exons ATGAGCCAGAGG GTAATTATACTCGCCGTCCTTGTGGCCATTGCCCTCGCCCGCCCTGAGAACACACCATCCTATGGATATGGCATAACAACGCCCTCGTCAGCAcctgccaagtacgacttcaactacgccgtCAACGACCCACCATCTGGCAACGACTTCGGTCATCAGGAGGCCCGAGATGGCCCCAACACTCAGGGTTCCTACTACGTTCTACTTCCTGACGGTCGTCTTCAGAGGGTCACCTACACTGTCAACGGCGACTCCGGTTATGTGGCCGATGTCACCTACGAGGGTGATGCCACACCACGACCCTATACAGCCGCTCCCCACTATGCTTAG
- the LOC125026817 gene encoding pro-resilin-like, translated as MTLQAIILTALLAVAFARPENTPSYGYGATTPSTGPAKYDFNYAVNDPPSGNDFGHQEARDGPNTQGSYFILLPDGRLQRVTYTVNGDSGYVADVTYEGDAQYPSTPRPYTPTPQYA; from the exons ATGACACTGCAG GCAATTATACTCACCGCCCTTTTGGCCGTTGCCTTCGCCCGCCCTGAAAACACACCGTCCTATGGCTATGGCGCCACGACGCCCTCTACAGGGCCGGCCAAAtacgacttcaactacgccgtAAACGACCCACCATCTGGCAACGACTTCGGTCATCAGGAGGCTCGAGATGGCCCCAACACTCAGGGTTCCTACTTCATCCttcttcccgacggtcgtcttcAGAGGGTCACCTACACTGTCAATGGTGATTCTGGATATGTGGCCGATGTCACTTATGAAGGTGATGCCCAATACCCTTCCACACCACGCCCCTATACACCCACCCCTCAATATGCTTAG